The DNA sequence TGTATCTCTCCATTATAGGGTCCCCTGAAAAAATCCGCTGTTTTCCAAAAGGCATACGGCAGATTTTTTGCTGCCTTGCAGCAGGGAAGGACCGTGGGGACCGCCGCTGCATAGAATAAGCGGGGGCTTTCCCCAGAAAGGAGTGCTTTTTAACATGGAAGAACCTTTAACTGGGCAAAAATGCGCGGTCCAGCCGCTGCCGCCTATTCCAAAGGACCCGGCACTGGCCATGGCATATATACCCGTACAAAAATTTGAGAACCTATATCAGCCGGAGGAGGGGTACCAGTCCGGTACTCTATTCCGGGATCTGAACAAACCCTTTATGGGGGGTGCCGCGAAATGACAGAACAGCAGCGCCTAATGCGCAGGATAGATGCCTGCCGGTTTGCCATGTGGGAACTGAAAATTTTTCTTGATACCCACCCCGACAACTGTGAGGCTGTGAAAAGTTTGCAGGAACGCCGGAAGATGGCTGCCGACCTGATAAAACAGTATGAGGATGCCTACGGGCCGCTGAACCAAAGCGACGCCACCGCCAGCCGCTGGGCGTGGGTGCAGGAGCCATGGCCGTGGGAGCTTACACAAAAAGAGGAGGCGGATAACTGATGTGGAACTATGAAAAACGGCTGCAGTATCCTATTCACATTAAAAATCCAGACCCGCGTATGGCGAAGATTGTGCTGGCACAATATGGTGGGCTATACATTAAAATGTGATAATCTAGAGCAAACAAAAATCAGGCGAAGTAAAATACCTCAACACTGCAGCTTATGCGGTCGAAAACAGCATGGTCGACAAACGACCGCATAAGCTTTGATTTTTCAGCCATCGGCACATCCGGCGATTGAATACGTGCCAGCTTGGATAGATTCTTTTTGCAGTATGCCTGCATATCTATTGCTGGAGTGGGACGTTTGAGCTCGCTTTCCAGCTTTGCAATTTGTTTGTTGATGCGCATTTTATTTTGCTTGTATTCATCCAGCGTATCCACTCCAGAGGCATAAGCATCCTTTACGCGGCCCAGCTTTTGCCGTTCACGGTTCAGCTGCTGCTGGAGAATAGAAATCGAGCTTTTGGTGCGTTCTGGGTGTGTGCGGTATATGAGAGATACGCTGCCGGAGGACAGGTCTTTTTGGATGACATAATACGTGATTGCCTCGATTTTGCTGAGGGAAATATAATGCGACTCTGTGCACTGACCGTGAGCAAAGGCACAGCACTGAAATCCTCCATGCGTAAAAGATAATGTAGAGCCGCAGTTGCTGCACTTCACAAGGCCCTGCAATGGGCTGTGCAGCGACGGGGTGATATGGTGTACATATTTGCCATGGAGCACCTTGTTTTCTGCAATTTTTTTCTGCGCAGCGTCCCACGTTTGTAAATCAATAATTGCCTCATGCCTGCCGTCAACAATTTTGACGGACGGGTCGTCGTAGTTCATGTTCGTTATGTGGTCAGGATTCCAGCGGATTTTTCCAATGTATACAGGATTACGCAAGATATAATCCACGGTGCGGTTTTCCCACAAGTTTCCGCGCCGAGTGCGGATGCCCATGGCATTGATTTTTATGGCGATTTTTTTAACAGGTACCCCCGCTGAAAAATCACTAAAAATCATCCGAACAAGCGGCGCGGTGTCCGGGTCTGGCACCAGTTGGCCGTCTTGCATCAGGTAGCCGATGGGCGCGATGGACACCGGGTGTCCAGTTTCAAACGCTTTGGTCATGCCGCGTTTGACTTCCCCAGCCAAACGGACAGAATAGTAGCCGTCCATCCACTCAATGATGCGCTCAATCAGGTTGCCGAATTCGCCATCAGCAATCGGCTCCGAGATGCTGACAACCGAGATACCCTTTTCCCGTTTGAGCAGGGATTTATAGACGATACTCTCTTCTTGGTT is a window from the Caproicibacterium lactatifermentans genome containing:
- a CDS encoding recombinase family protein is translated as MQTAAAYIRVSTDNQLEYSPESQLELIQKYAKEHDMILPEEYIFREAEGISGRKAERRPEFQRMIATARSPESDIDVILVWKFSRFARNQEESIVYKSLLKREKGISVVSISEPIADGEFGNLIERIIEWMDGYYSVRLAGEVKRGMTKAFETGHPVSIAPIGYLMQDGQLVPDPDTAPLVRMIFSDFSAGVPVKKIAIKINAMGIRTRRGNLWENRTVDYILRNPVYIGKIRWNPDHITNMNYDDPSVKIVDGRHEAIIDLQTWDAAQKKIAENKVLHGKYVHHITPSLHSPLQGLVKCSNCGSTLSFTHGGFQCCAFAHGQCTESHYISLSKIEAITYYVIQKDLSSGSVSLIYRTHPERTKSSISILQQQLNRERQKLGRVKDAYASGVDTLDEYKQNKMRINKQIAKLESELKRPTPAIDMQAYCKKNLSKLARIQSPDVPMAEKSKLMRSFVDHAVFDRISCSVEVFYFA
- a CDS encoding spore coat protein CotJB encodes the protein MTEQQRLMRRIDACRFAMWELKIFLDTHPDNCEAVKSLQERRKMAADLIKQYEDAYGPLNQSDATASRWAWVQEPWPWELTQKEEADN
- a CDS encoding spore coat associated protein CotJA; amino-acid sequence: MEEPLTGQKCAVQPLPPIPKDPALAMAYIPVQKFENLYQPEEGYQSGTLFRDLNKPFMGGAAK
- a CDS encoding manganese catalase family protein; its protein translation is MWNYEKRLQYPIHIKNPDPRMAKIVLAQYGGLYIKM